The genomic DNA TGGTTTCCAGCAGATCGTTAATCAGCGCACGACGGGTGGTTTCATCCAGACGCACGGTCACGGTCACCAGCAGATCAATATCGCTATGCGGTTTCAGGCCGCCATCCACCGCGCTGCCATACAGATGCACGGCCAGCAGGGTCGGTTCCAGATGACGTTCAATCACGCCCACCACTTCAGACAGCTGGGTGCTCACTTCCGCAATCACCGCTTCACGCATAATGTTCAGTTTGGTTTTCGGACGGCTGCCCTGCTGGGTCACATCGTTGCTGCTCCACAGCATCAGGCAACGGCCCACCGCATAACGCGCCTGCTGTTTGCTCGCACGCGGCATGCTCTGCACGCCAAAAAAGCAATCATAGCACGCCATAAACACCGCCACCGCACCATTACCGCCGCTACGTTCGGTCAGGGTACGGCTCCAATTACGGCTACGCATACTCTTCCTTTTTCAATATTATTGAAGCATTTATCAGGGTTATTGTCTCATGAGCGGATACATATTTGAATGTATTTAGA from Aerococcaceae bacterium DSM 111021 includes the following:
- a CDS encoding nucleotidyltransferase domain-containing protein, whose protein sequence is MREAVIAEVSTQLSEVVGVIERHLEPTLLAVHLYGSAVDGGLKPHSDIDLLVTVTVRLDETTRRALINDLLET